A region of Massilia sp. KIM DNA encodes the following proteins:
- a CDS encoding alpha/beta fold hydrolase, translating to MNIRSVFRMRGLCAALPLLLAAGAVYAAAPGAAKPGATTPAARNCHLPGATETLRCVSLAVKLDYARPAAGSIKLHVTVAPAFREGTRVDPLFVLAGGPGQAGSDVLPILSTAFKRARATRDIVFIDQRGTGRSGKLDCKSKPEHERMSDDELEAELRACIAATKADYAAYTTANAARDLEQVRRALGYGQVNVWGGSYGTRLAQAYARAFPASVRSLVLDGVAAPEQVIPAGARDGQAALEALFAQCARDAACNKAFPTLRADFDALAAKLAAGPLRLNLPDPRTAAQVSVDLTSGRFLGTVHNILYAPADARRLPFLIHSASQGRWAPFLARHNLASDFGQEGNMAILLHLAVVCAEDMPRFTPELMKQDAGQLTKPLAEQLPAMCKAMNVPAVPYVAPTRIEAPALLLSGALDPVTPPHRAASAARHMAHAQQAVVANAGHGVSQLGCAPRLLREFLDRPQDKLDTSCLNAIPAPTFQLGSAGPQP from the coding sequence GCCGCCCTGCCCCTGCTGCTGGCGGCGGGCGCCGTCTACGCCGCGGCGCCCGGCGCGGCCAAGCCGGGGGCCACGACGCCGGCGGCGCGCAACTGCCACCTGCCCGGCGCCACCGAGACCCTGCGCTGCGTCAGCCTGGCGGTGAAGCTCGATTACGCCAGGCCGGCCGCCGGCAGCATCAAGCTGCACGTCACGGTCGCCCCTGCATTCCGCGAAGGCACGCGCGTCGATCCGCTGTTCGTGCTGGCCGGTGGCCCCGGCCAGGCGGGCAGCGACGTCCTGCCCATCCTCTCGACCGCCTTCAAGCGCGCCCGCGCCACGCGCGACATCGTGTTCATCGACCAGCGCGGCACCGGCCGCTCGGGCAAGCTCGATTGCAAGAGCAAACCCGAACACGAGCGCATGAGCGACGACGAGCTTGAAGCCGAACTGCGCGCCTGCATCGCCGCCACCAAGGCCGACTACGCCGCCTACACCACCGCCAACGCCGCGCGCGACCTCGAACAGGTGCGGCGCGCCCTCGGCTACGGCCAGGTCAACGTCTGGGGCGGCTCCTACGGCACCCGCCTGGCCCAGGCCTATGCGCGCGCCTTCCCGGCCAGCGTGCGCAGCCTGGTGCTGGACGGCGTGGCCGCGCCCGAGCAGGTGATCCCGGCCGGCGCCCGCGACGGCCAGGCCGCGCTCGAGGCCCTGTTCGCCCAGTGCGCCAGGGACGCCGCCTGCAACAAGGCCTTCCCGACCCTGCGCGCCGACTTCGACGCGCTCGCCGCCAAGCTGGCCGCCGGCCCGCTGCGCCTGAACCTGCCCGACCCGCGCACCGCCGCCCAGGTCAGCGTCGACCTCACCTCCGGACGCTTCCTGGGCACCGTGCACAACATCCTGTACGCGCCGGCCGACGCGCGCCGCCTGCCCTTCCTGATCCACAGCGCCAGCCAGGGCCGCTGGGCGCCCTTCCTGGCGCGCCATAACCTGGCGAGCGACTTCGGCCAGGAAGGCAATATGGCGATCCTGCTGCACCTGGCCGTGGTCTGCGCCGAGGACATGCCGCGCTTCACGCCGGAACTCATGAAACAGGACGCCGGCCAGCTCACCAAGCCGCTGGCCGAGCAGCTCCCGGCCATGTGCAAGGCCATGAACGTGCCGGCCGTCCCGTATGTGGCGCCGACCCGCATCGAGGCCCCCGCCCTGCTGCTGTCGGGCGCGCTCGACCCGGTCACGCCGCCGCACCGCGCCGCCAGCGCCGCCCGCCACATGGCGCACGCCCAGCAGGCGGTGGTGGCCAACGCCGGCCACGGCGTGTCCCAACTCGGCTGCGCGCCGCGCCTGCTGCGCGAGTTCCTCGACCGGCCGCAGGACAAGCTCGACACCTCCTGCCTGAACGCGATTCCGGCCCCGACCTTCCAGCTCGGCAGCGCCGGGCCGCAACCCTGA
- a CDS encoding ATP-binding cassette domain-containing protein — protein sequence MIEVHDVRKSFGAVKALGGVSFTAHDGQITALLGPNGAGKTTLLRTLVGLLKRDHGRISVGGVDPAVDPMAVRRDIGFLTDQFGLYERLSTREYLNYFGELNGMPRPVLARRIDEVSELLGMEDILERRTKGFSQGQRIKVALARTLLHRPRHLLLDEPSRGLDVMSTRALRTALAALRADGCCVIMATHVMQEVIHLCEDVIVIAKGYTVAQGSPDELCRRTGIANLEDAFVSLVGTEEGIA from the coding sequence ATGATTGAAGTCCACGACGTACGCAAGTCCTTCGGCGCGGTCAAGGCCCTGGGCGGCGTCAGCTTTACCGCGCACGACGGCCAGATCACCGCCCTGCTCGGCCCCAACGGCGCCGGCAAGACCACCCTGTTGCGCACCCTGGTCGGCCTGCTCAAGCGCGACCACGGCAGGATCTCGGTCGGCGGCGTCGACCCCGCCGTCGACCCGATGGCGGTGCGGCGCGACATCGGCTTTTTGACCGACCAGTTCGGCCTCTACGAGCGCCTCAGCACGCGCGAATACCTGAACTACTTCGGCGAGTTGAACGGCATGCCGCGCCCCGTGCTGGCCCGGCGCATCGACGAAGTGTCCGAGCTGCTCGGCATGGAAGACATCCTGGAGCGCCGCACCAAGGGCTTCTCGCAGGGCCAGCGCATCAAGGTGGCGCTGGCGCGCACCCTGCTGCACCGCCCGCGCCACCTGCTGCTCGACGAACCGAGCCGCGGCCTGGACGTGATGAGCACGCGCGCCCTGCGCACCGCGCTGGCCGCGCTGCGCGCCGACGGCTGCTGCGTGATCATGGCCACCCACGTGATGCAGGAAGTGATCCACCTGTGCGAGGACGTGATCGTGATCGCCAAGGGGTACACCGTGGCCCAGGGCTCGCCCGACGAACTGTGCCGGCGCACCGGCATCGCCAACCTCGAGGACGCCTTCGTCAGCCTGGTCGGCACCGAGGAAGGAATCGCATGA
- a CDS encoding ABC transporter permease has product MNSKLLIVFRKELRETLREKRTLATLALMTLVYPFLIGITLNQVISKNTVDERESIELAVIGGARAPTLMAQLAEKNITARETAPMDEEAIGELLRGRKTVAVLRLSEDFVENYGAMRPARVEIWFDSAAEQNAQRREVEEVLEAYGNNIASARLLAHGVSPAALTPIQVQRYDTGTNASRSAALIGGMIGVLFFPAFMLTMSAAVDSTAGERERRSFEVLMAQPAHTWELVGGKWLAASVLGVVGVTVSLLLGHVIFKWLRLEEIGMSWSMGWGTVIAMCLIALPLSLLAGAMYVALAMNSKTFKEAQTILSIVLIVPLVPGMVVSFLDLKTAQWMYLVPMLSNQTLAKELSKGGDIGALPYLLTFLCSLVPALLIVAFASWRMKSERYVLSV; this is encoded by the coding sequence ATGAACTCGAAACTCCTGATCGTCTTTCGCAAGGAGCTGCGCGAGACCCTGCGCGAGAAGCGCACCCTGGCCACCCTGGCCCTGATGACCCTGGTCTATCCCTTCCTGATCGGGATCACGCTCAACCAGGTGATCAGCAAGAATACCGTCGACGAACGCGAGAGCATCGAGCTGGCCGTGATCGGCGGCGCGCGCGCCCCGACCCTGATGGCCCAGCTGGCCGAGAAGAACATCACGGCGCGCGAGACGGCGCCGATGGACGAGGAGGCGATCGGCGAGCTGCTGCGCGGGCGCAAGACCGTGGCCGTGCTGCGCCTGTCCGAGGACTTCGTCGAGAACTACGGGGCGATGCGCCCGGCCCGGGTCGAGATCTGGTTCGACTCGGCGGCCGAGCAGAACGCCCAGCGGCGCGAGGTCGAGGAGGTGCTGGAAGCCTATGGCAACAACATCGCCAGCGCGCGCCTGCTTGCCCACGGCGTGTCGCCGGCGGCGCTGACGCCGATCCAGGTGCAGCGCTACGACACCGGCACCAATGCCTCGCGCTCGGCGGCCCTGATCGGCGGCATGATCGGCGTCCTGTTCTTCCCGGCCTTCATGCTGACCATGTCGGCCGCGGTCGACAGCACCGCGGGCGAGCGCGAGCGCCGTTCCTTCGAGGTGCTGATGGCCCAGCCGGCCCATACCTGGGAACTGGTGGGCGGCAAGTGGCTCGCCGCCAGCGTGCTGGGAGTGGTCGGGGTCACGGTCTCGCTGCTGCTCGGCCACGTGATCTTCAAGTGGCTGCGGCTGGAGGAGATCGGCATGTCCTGGAGCATGGGCTGGGGCACGGTGATCGCGATGTGCCTGATCGCGCTGCCGCTGTCGCTGCTGGCCGGCGCGATGTACGTGGCGCTGGCGATGAATTCCAAGACCTTCAAGGAAGCCCAGACCATCCTCAGCATCGTGCTGATCGTGCCGCTGGTGCCCGGCATGGTGGTGTCCTTCCTCGACCTCAAGACCGCGCAGTGGATGTACCTGGTGCCGATGCTGTCCAACCAGACCCTGGCCAAGGAGTTGTCCAAGGGCGGCGACATCGGCGCCCTGCCCTATCTGCTGACCTTCCTGTGCTCGCTGGTGCCGGCGCTGCTGATCGTGGCCTTCGCGAGCTGGCGCATGAAGAGCGAGCGCTACGTGCTGTCGGTGTGA